From the genome of Homalodisca vitripennis isolate AUS2020 chromosome 8, UT_GWSS_2.1, whole genome shotgun sequence, one region includes:
- the LOC124367351 gene encoding putative inorganic phosphate cotransporter isoform X2, with translation MDKKKSTVSRHSELFIETPPSWIGVRHLQVGLLFLCMLFAYIIRVNISVAIVAMTGSSSSNVDVDTYEWDTSTKGLILSAFFWGYLVMNIPAAVIGHSVNNKMLLGGSFACASILSLITPVLVGWGDAPVVVVIRVCQGLSQGFMMPMIHGLLSKWAPPQERARCATYILGGLQFGTMIVLSCSGVLASSSWGWPSIFYFSGGLGLFWVVLWMLLGANSPEAHPFISAAERQFIQRSLPSTARDNVKMAIPWRDILTSGPVWAATLAHIGQNWAMWTILTEIPTYFNKALNYNLSNGGFLTAMPFLLMWLVSFPLSYIADKLIIKGITSVTASRKIWNTVAHWGGAIALIGLAFATDSNMAVVLYTIAVTINCCIYMGFNVNHLDLSPNFARILMGITNGLANVTSIIAPLFVGLVINDETDIGEWRIVFLFSALAYFLGNLAFIILGSGQLQDWNEPNFHHSNNVNTDPKEDDWNGSA, from the exons ATGGATAAGAAGAAATCGACCGTCTCTCGCCACTCCGAACTCTTCA TCGAAACACCCCCATCATGGATTGGAGTGAGACATCTGCAAGTGGGTCTTCTGTTCCTCTGTAT GTTGTTTGCGTACATCATCCGAGTCAACATCTCAGTGGCTATAGTAGCCATGACTGGCAGCAGCAGCAGTAACGTCGATGTTGAT ACTTACGAATGGGATACATCAACCAAAGGTTTAATCCTGAGTGCGTTCTTCTGGGGTTACCTGGTGATGAACATCCCAGCGGCTGTGATTGGTCACAGTGTCAACAACAAGATGCTGCTGGGCGGAAGTTTCGCCTGTGCCAGCATCCTGAGTCTGATCACTCCTGTTCTGGTGGGTTGGGGAGATGCTCCGGTCGTAGTCGTCATCAGAGTGTGTCAAGGACTGTCACAG GGCTTCATGATGCCGATGATCCATGGTTTGCTGTCCAAGTGGGCACCTCCTCAGGAGAGAGCTAGATGTGCCACTTACATTCTAGGAg GCCTTCAGTTTGGCACAATGATTGTGCTCTCCTGCTCTGGGGTTCTGGCGTCCAGCTCCTGGGGCTGGCCCAGCATCTTCTACTTCTCGGGAGGTCTGGGACTGTTCTGGGTCGTCCTCTGGATGTTGCTGGGTGCCAACAGTCCAGAGGCTCATCCCTTCATCTCTGCTGCTGAGCGGCAGTTCATCCAGCGCTCTCTGCCAAGCACTGCTCGAGACAATGTT AAAATGGCTATACCTTGGAGGGACATCTTGACCAGTGGACCTGTCTGGGCTGCAACTCTTGCACATATTGGACAGAACTGGGCAATGTGGACCATCCTCACGGAGATACCGACCTACTTCAACAAAGCTCTGAATTATAACCTCAGCAAC GGAGGTTTCCTCACGGCAATGCCGTTCCTGTTGATGTGGCTCGTCTCTTTCCCACTGTCTTACATAGCAGACAAACTCATCATCAAGGGCATCACATCCGTCACAGCCTCCAGGAAAATCTGGAACACCGTAG CTCACTGGGGTGGAGCGATTGCACTCATCGGACTTGCGTTCGCAACGGACAGTAACATGGCTGTGGTCCTGTATACGATCGCAGTTACCATCAACTGCTGCATCTACATGGGTTTCAATGTGAATCATCTGGACTTGTCACCCAACTTCGCTCGGATTCTGATGGGTATAACTAACGGTCTCGCCAATGTGACGTCCATCATTGCTCCTCTCTTTGTCGGACTGGTCATCAATGATGAG ACTGACATCGGAGAGTGGAGGATTGTCTTCCTCTTCTCGGCTCTTGCCTACTTCCTTGGTAACCTGGCCTTCATCATCCTCGGCTCTGGACAACTCCAGGATTGGAACGAACCTAACTTCCACCACTCAAATAATGTGAACACAG ATCCAAAAGAAGATGACTGGAATGGCTCAGCGTAA
- the LOC124367351 gene encoding putative inorganic phosphate cotransporter isoform X1 has translation MDKKKSTVSRHSELFIETPPSWIGVRHLQVGLLFLCMLFAYIIRVNISVAIVAMTGSSSSNVDVDTYEWDTSTKGLILSAFFWGYLVMNIPAAVIGHSVNNKMLLGGSFACASILSLITPVLVGWGDAPVVVVIRVCQGLSQGFMMPMIHGLLSKWAPPQERARCATYILGGLQFGTMIVLSCSGVLASSSWGWPSIFYFSGGLGLFWVVLWMLLGANSPEAHPFISAAERQFIQRSLPSTARDNVKMAIPWRDILTSGPVWAATLAHIGQNWAMWTILTEIPTYFNKALNYNLSNGGFLTAMPFLLMWLVSFPLSYIADKLIIKGITSVTASRKIWNTVAHWGGAIALIGLAFATDSNMAVVLYTIAVTINCCIYMGFNVNHLDLSPNFARILMGITNGLANVTSIIAPLFVGLVINDETDIGEWRIVFLFSALAYFLGNLAFIILGSGQLQDWNEPNFHHSNNVNTDPKEDDWNGSA, from the exons ATGGATAAGAAGAAATCGACCGTCTCTCGCCACTCCGAACTCTTCA TCGAAACACCCCCATCATGGATTGGAGTGAGACATCTGCAAGTGGGTCTTCTGTTCCTCTGTATGTTGTTTGCGTACATCATCCGAGTCAACATCTCAGTGGCTATAGTAGCCATGACTGGCAGCAGCAGCAGTAACGTCGATGTTGAT ACTTACGAATGGGATACATCAACCAAAGGTTTAATCCTGAGTGCGTTCTTCTGGGGTTACCTGGTGATGAACATCCCAGCGGCTGTGATTGGTCACAGTGTCAACAACAAGATGCTGCTGGGCGGAAGTTTCGCCTGTGCCAGCATCCTGAGTCTGATCACTCCTGTTCTGGTGGGTTGGGGAGATGCTCCGGTCGTAGTCGTCATCAGAGTGTGTCAAGGACTGTCACAG GGCTTCATGATGCCGATGATCCATGGTTTGCTGTCCAAGTGGGCACCTCCTCAGGAGAGAGCTAGATGTGCCACTTACATTCTAGGAg GCCTTCAGTTTGGCACAATGATTGTGCTCTCCTGCTCTGGGGTTCTGGCGTCCAGCTCCTGGGGCTGGCCCAGCATCTTCTACTTCTCGGGAGGTCTGGGACTGTTCTGGGTCGTCCTCTGGATGTTGCTGGGTGCCAACAGTCCAGAGGCTCATCCCTTCATCTCTGCTGCTGAGCGGCAGTTCATCCAGCGCTCTCTGCCAAGCACTGCTCGAGACAATGTT AAAATGGCTATACCTTGGAGGGACATCTTGACCAGTGGACCTGTCTGGGCTGCAACTCTTGCACATATTGGACAGAACTGGGCAATGTGGACCATCCTCACGGAGATACCGACCTACTTCAACAAAGCTCTGAATTATAACCTCAGCAAC GGAGGTTTCCTCACGGCAATGCCGTTCCTGTTGATGTGGCTCGTCTCTTTCCCACTGTCTTACATAGCAGACAAACTCATCATCAAGGGCATCACATCCGTCACAGCCTCCAGGAAAATCTGGAACACCGTAG CTCACTGGGGTGGAGCGATTGCACTCATCGGACTTGCGTTCGCAACGGACAGTAACATGGCTGTGGTCCTGTATACGATCGCAGTTACCATCAACTGCTGCATCTACATGGGTTTCAATGTGAATCATCTGGACTTGTCACCCAACTTCGCTCGGATTCTGATGGGTATAACTAACGGTCTCGCCAATGTGACGTCCATCATTGCTCCTCTCTTTGTCGGACTGGTCATCAATGATGAG ACTGACATCGGAGAGTGGAGGATTGTCTTCCTCTTCTCGGCTCTTGCCTACTTCCTTGGTAACCTGGCCTTCATCATCCTCGGCTCTGGACAACTCCAGGATTGGAACGAACCTAACTTCCACCACTCAAATAATGTGAACACAG ATCCAAAAGAAGATGACTGGAATGGCTCAGCGTAA
- the LOC124367351 gene encoding putative inorganic phosphate cotransporter isoform X3 → MLFAYIIRVNISVAIVAMTGSSSSNVDVDTYEWDTSTKGLILSAFFWGYLVMNIPAAVIGHSVNNKMLLGGSFACASILSLITPVLVGWGDAPVVVVIRVCQGLSQGFMMPMIHGLLSKWAPPQERARCATYILGGLQFGTMIVLSCSGVLASSSWGWPSIFYFSGGLGLFWVVLWMLLGANSPEAHPFISAAERQFIQRSLPSTARDNVKMAIPWRDILTSGPVWAATLAHIGQNWAMWTILTEIPTYFNKALNYNLSNGGFLTAMPFLLMWLVSFPLSYIADKLIIKGITSVTASRKIWNTVAHWGGAIALIGLAFATDSNMAVVLYTIAVTINCCIYMGFNVNHLDLSPNFARILMGITNGLANVTSIIAPLFVGLVINDETDIGEWRIVFLFSALAYFLGNLAFIILGSGQLQDWNEPNFHHSNNVNTDPKEDDWNGSA, encoded by the exons ATGTTGTTTGCGTACATCATCCGAGTCAACATCTCAGTGGCTATAGTTGCCATGACTGGCAGCAGCAGCAGTAACGTCGATGTTGAT ACTTACGAATGGGATACATCAACCAAAGGTTTAATCCTGAGTGCGTTCTTCTGGGGTTACCTGGTGATGAACATCCCAGCGGCTGTGATTGGTCACAGTGTCAACAACAAGATGCTGCTGGGCGGAAGTTTCGCCTGTGCCAGCATCCTGAGTCTGATCACTCCTGTTCTGGTGGGTTGGGGAGATGCTCCGGTCGTAGTCGTCATCAGAGTGTGTCAAGGACTGTCACAG GGCTTCATGATGCCGATGATCCATGGTTTGCTGTCCAAGTGGGCACCTCCTCAGGAGAGAGCTAGATGTGCCACTTACATTCTAGGAg GCCTTCAGTTTGGCACAATGATTGTGCTCTCCTGCTCTGGGGTTCTGGCGTCCAGCTCCTGGGGCTGGCCCAGCATCTTCTACTTCTCGGGAGGTCTGGGACTGTTCTGGGTCGTCCTCTGGATGTTGCTGGGTGCCAACAGTCCAGAGGCTCATCCCTTCATCTCTGCTGCTGAGCGGCAGTTCATCCAGCGCTCTCTGCCAAGCACTGCTCGAGACAATGTT AAAATGGCTATACCTTGGAGGGACATCTTGACCAGTGGACCTGTCTGGGCTGCAACTCTTGCACATATTGGACAGAACTGGGCAATGTGGACCATCCTCACGGAGATACCGACCTACTTCAACAAAGCTCTGAATTATAACCTCAGCAAC GGAGGTTTCCTCACGGCAATGCCGTTCCTGTTGATGTGGCTCGTCTCTTTCCCACTGTCTTACATAGCAGACAAACTCATCATCAAGGGCATCACATCCGTCACAGCCTCCAGGAAAATCTGGAACACCGTAG CTCACTGGGGTGGAGCGATTGCACTCATCGGACTTGCGTTCGCAACGGACAGTAACATGGCTGTGGTCCTGTATACGATCGCAGTTACCATCAACTGCTGCATCTACATGGGTTTCAATGTGAATCATCTGGACTTGTCACCCAACTTCGCTCGGATTCTGATGGGTATAACTAACGGTCTCGCCAATGTGACGTCCATCATTGCTCCTCTCTTTGTCGGACTGGTCATCAATGATGAG ACTGACATCGGAGAGTGGAGGATTGTCTTCCTCTTCTCGGCTCTTGCCTACTTCCTTGGTAACCTGGCCTTCATCATCCTCGGCTCTGGACAACTCCAGGATTGGAACGAACCTAACTTCCACCACTCAAATAATGTGAACACAG ATCCAAAAGAAGATGACTGGAATGGCTCAGCGTAA